CATTTCTCGCCACAGAGGCTGAAGATGGCGAAGAAGCGGCGTGGAATCTTGCGAATCGTATCTTTAATCTGACGTTCCTCGTCTTAATCGGTATTACAGTCCTCGGCATCATTTTCGCCCCCGTTATTGTGGATGTGCTGGCACGAGACAATTTTGACAAAAACTTAGACACTGTTGAACACTTTGGATTTGACAACAAGATTGAACTGGCAATTTATCTCACGCAATTGATGTTTCCGTATCTACTTTTTGTGTCATTCGCGGCAATTGCGATGGGGTTATTGAACAGTAAAGGCACATTCGGTATCCCTGCGTGTGCATCCGCCTTCTTTAACGTGGGTTCTCTTGTTGTAGGGATAAGCGGTTACTATTTGTGTCCATTGGTAGAGATTCACCCAATAACGGGTATGGCTATGGGCGTAATCGTTGGGGGTATTGCGCAATTCTTAATTCAGGTACCGTCTATGCACCGAGTCGGGTTTCGGTACCGTCCATTGTTGAGTCTGCGAGATCCGAGAGTGCTCCAAGTCATTCGTCTCATCGGACCCGCTGTATTGGGGGTCGCGGCGGTGCAGGTGAATCTACTGACGAACACGTTTTTTATTACCTCAGGTTCCGGATGGTTGACCTGGATTAGTAGAGCCTATCGCGTTATGCACCTTCCGATTGGGATATTTGGTGTTGCGATTTCAACAGTGGCACTGCCACAACTCGCGCGGTTCGTCGCAGCAGGGGAGACAGAGAATTTTCGCACCGCACTCTCTTATGCGCTTCGCTTAATGCTTGTCCTGACTATTCCGGCTGGAATCGGACTCATGGTCCTCTCAGCACCGATCTGCCGTTTACTTTATGAATGGGGTGTAACCCTCGAAGAAGATACCATCGGAACGGCAGGGCTTCTGTTCGTCTATGCGTTCGGATTGTGCGGGTTCTCGACGTTGAAAATTGCCACAGATGGCTTCTACGCCTATAGAGATATTCGCGCGCCCGTTATCGTTAGTATTTGTGCCGTTGTGCTCAATATCTGTCTCAACTATCTGTTTATCTATCGTGGACTCTTCTTAGATCCGCGTGCCGTGGTGTTCTCAACGGTTTTGACAGTGACGTTGAACTGTGCCGTTTTACTGCTACTGCTCCGCCGCAAAGTTGGACGGTTGGGGTTCCGATCACTTATCACATTGACATCCAAAATCCTGATCGCTTCAGCAGTCATGGGGCTTTTTTGCTGGGTAACAAACGGTGTCATTGAAAACGACTGGCTCGGAACGGTAGGTATCATCCCACGGACCACCGGCGTGTTTGCACCGATAGGCGTGAGTCTATTGATACTCGCGGCAATGTATAAACTTCTGAAAGTCTCGGAATTTGACGATATTTTGAATACATTCAAACAACGTCTCTGAGGATTTTAAGGAAAACTCGCAAATTTTACAATCTTTGTAGCATCAAGTGCATAACCCGTAACGTAGTGGAGGGCGGATTTAAGAAAAGGACGCTAAAGTCCAAACCAACAATATTTAACCGCAAGGAATAATTAAAAATGTTAACAAAACGGATAATTCCATGTTTAGACGTGCGTGCGGGGAAGGTCACCAAAGGCATTGCATTTCAAGGCAATGTCGATGTCGGTGATCCCGTTGATATGGCGCGGTTCTATTACGAAGGTGGTGCCGATGAACTCGTCTTCTACGACATCACAGCGAGCAATGAGCGACGCGATATCATGATTGATGTTGTTTCTGCAGTCGCCGCCGAAATTTTTATCCCGTTTTCTGTCGGCGGCGGGTTACGCACACTTGAGGATATGCGCCGTGTGCTCCTCGCAGGTGCAG
The DNA window shown above is from Candidatus Poribacteria bacterium and carries:
- the murJ gene encoding murein biosynthesis integral membrane protein MurJ, with the protein product MSRRSGCQFSVKDVSLRKLITDSHYKMENETKPVDKQNQNVTRAAGIVSIAVMMSRVLGLARETAIGYYFPSKTIADPFYLAFRIPNFLRDMFGEGILSKAFITTFLATEAEDGEEAAWNLANRIFNLTFLVLIGITVLGIIFAPVIVDVLARDNFDKNLDTVEHFGFDNKIELAIYLTQLMFPYLLFVSFAAIAMGLLNSKGTFGIPACASAFFNVGSLVVGISGYYLCPLVEIHPITGMAMGVIVGGIAQFLIQVPSMHRVGFRYRPLLSLRDPRVLQVIRLIGPAVLGVAAVQVNLLTNTFFITSGSGWLTWISRAYRVMHLPIGIFGVAISTVALPQLARFVAAGETENFRTALSYALRLMLVLTIPAGIGLMVLSAPICRLLYEWGVTLEEDTIGTAGLLFVYAFGLCGFSTLKIATDGFYAYRDIRAPVIVSICAVVLNICLNYLFIYRGLFLDPRAVVFSTVLTVTLNCAVLLLLLRRKVGRLGFRSLITLTSKILIASAVMGLFCWVTNGVIENDWLGTVGIIPRTTGVFAPIGVSLLILAAMYKLLKVSEFDDILNTFKQRL